A part of Bacillus rossius redtenbacheri isolate Brsri chromosome 1, Brsri_v3, whole genome shotgun sequence genomic DNA contains:
- the LOC134529619 gene encoding adult cuticle protein 1-like — translation MYKAVLILAVAVLACANAGVILGAPGLIGAPGLIGAPGLIGAPGLLAAAPAAVGIAPAPGYVAVTRGAVHVAPLPGNVPYASHHVNLAPAPGTL, via the exons ATGTACAAG GCCGTGCTGATCCTCGCCGTCGCCGTGCTGGCCTGCGCCAACGCCGGAGTGATCCTGGGCGCCCCCGGCCTGATCGGCGCCCCCGGCCTGATCGGCGCCCCCGGCCTGATCGGCGCCCCCGGCCTGCTGGCCGCTGCTCCGGCGGCCGTGGGCATCGCCCCAGCCCCGGGCTACGTGGCCGTCACCAGGGGAGCCGTGCACGTGGCTCCTCTGCCGGGCAACGTGCCCTATGCCAGCCACCACGTGAACCTGGCCCCCGCCCCCGGCACTCTGTGA